The following proteins are encoded in a genomic region of Poecilia reticulata strain Guanapo linkage group LG11, Guppy_female_1.0+MT, whole genome shotgun sequence:
- the fam221a gene encoding protein FAM221A isoform X3, giving the protein MLRAINKYHLQCCCFNVMIMTPVNHNKKALEAVDDYAEYRRIVGDDDGGKLFTPEEYEEYKRRVLPLRMKNRLYVSFGVPGGIDCKQIGPETQCFCEHRYKQHQTEFEVIPSERPIALQCKVSGCRCSSYNYIPQPGCAMVRCKCKHLPQDHSEAAGHLCKKCKVCSGFQSPYTCGCGRPSFEHRTLVETKQERLARGQPVGKDVPYAAMGGLTGFTSLLDGYLALQVLSEVCEPYMQQVKTLNGAAVEDGAQLLPQV; this is encoded by the exons ATGCTGCGCGCCATAAACAAGTATCACTtgcaatgttgttgttttaatgtaatgatAATGACCCCGgtaaatcataataaaaaggCTTTGGAAGCAGTGGATGACTATGCGGAGTACAGAAG gaTCGTTGGCGATGACGATGGTGGAAAACTCTTCACTCCAGAGGAATATGAAGAGTACAAAAGGAGGGTTCTACCGCTACGTATGAAAAACAGGTTGTATGTGAGCTTTGGTGTACCAGGGGGCATTGACTGCAAGCAGATTGGCCCTGAAACACAGTGCTTTTGTGAACACAG ATACAAGCAGCATCAGACAGAGTTTGAGGTGATTCCCTCTGAGCGACCCATTGCTCTGCAGTGCAAGGTCAGCGGTTGTCGCTGTTCTTCTTATAACTACATTCCTCAGCCTGGATGTGCGATGGTGCGCTGCAAGTGCAAACATTTACCGCAGGACCACAGTGAGGCTGCGGGTCACTTGTGCAAGAAGT gCAAAGTCTGCTCTGGGTTCCAAAGTCCCTACACTTGTGGGTGTGGTCGACCCAGCTTTGAGCATCGTACCTTG GTTGAGACGAAGCAAGAGAGGCTGGCAAGAGGTCAACCTGTTGGCAAAGATGTTCCTTATGCAGCCATGGGGGGTCTGACAGGATTCACCTCTTTGCTGGATGGTTACCTTGCTTTGCAAGTCCTCAGCGAAG TGTGTGAACCATACATGCAGCAAGTGAAGACACTCAATGGAGCAGCGGTAGAAGATGGTGCACAGCTCCTGCCTCAGGTGTAG
- the fam221a gene encoding protein FAM221A isoform X4 has protein sequence MLRAINKYHLQCCCFNVMIMTPVNHNKKALEAVDDYAEYRRIVGDDDGGKLFTPEEYEEYKRRVLPLRMKNRLYVSFGVPGGIDCKQIGPETQCFCEHRYKQHQTEFEVIPSERPIALQCKVSGCRCSSYNYIPQPGCAMVRCKCKHLPQDHSEAAGHLCKKCKVCSGFQSPYTCGCGRPSFEHRTLVETKQERLARGQPVGKDVPYAAMGGLTGFTSLLDGYLALQVLSEVPRRSTSLMSDMSKPAS, from the exons ATGCTGCGCGCCATAAACAAGTATCACTtgcaatgttgttgttttaatgtaatgatAATGACCCCGgtaaatcataataaaaaggCTTTGGAAGCAGTGGATGACTATGCGGAGTACAGAAG gaTCGTTGGCGATGACGATGGTGGAAAACTCTTCACTCCAGAGGAATATGAAGAGTACAAAAGGAGGGTTCTACCGCTACGTATGAAAAACAGGTTGTATGTGAGCTTTGGTGTACCAGGGGGCATTGACTGCAAGCAGATTGGCCCTGAAACACAGTGCTTTTGTGAACACAG ATACAAGCAGCATCAGACAGAGTTTGAGGTGATTCCCTCTGAGCGACCCATTGCTCTGCAGTGCAAGGTCAGCGGTTGTCGCTGTTCTTCTTATAACTACATTCCTCAGCCTGGATGTGCGATGGTGCGCTGCAAGTGCAAACATTTACCGCAGGACCACAGTGAGGCTGCGGGTCACTTGTGCAAGAAGT gCAAAGTCTGCTCTGGGTTCCAAAGTCCCTACACTTGTGGGTGTGGTCGACCCAGCTTTGAGCATCGTACCTTG GTTGAGACGAAGCAAGAGAGGCTGGCAAGAGGTCAACCTGTTGGCAAAGATGTTCCTTATGCAGCCATGGGGGGTCTGACAGGATTCACCTCTTTGCTGGATGGTTACCTTGCTTTGCAAGTCCTCAGCGAAG
- the fam221a gene encoding protein FAM221A isoform X1, which produces MLRAINKYHLQCCCFNVMIMTPVNHNKKALEAVDDYAEYRRIVGDDDGGKLFTPEEYEEYKRRVLPLRMKNRLYVSFGVPGGIDCKQIGPETQCFCEHRYKQHQTEFEVIPSERPIALQCKVSGCRCSSYNYIPQPGCAMVRCKCKHLPQDHSEAAGHLCKKCKVCSGFQSPYTCGCGRPSFEHRTLVETKQERLARGQPVGKDVPYAAMGGLTGFTSLLDGYLALQVLSEVEDGEDDCLERSSVARNPSTSARNPSTSARNPSSSAEASSSDVSEKQTKNQ; this is translated from the exons ATGCTGCGCGCCATAAACAAGTATCACTtgcaatgttgttgttttaatgtaatgatAATGACCCCGgtaaatcataataaaaaggCTTTGGAAGCAGTGGATGACTATGCGGAGTACAGAAG gaTCGTTGGCGATGACGATGGTGGAAAACTCTTCACTCCAGAGGAATATGAAGAGTACAAAAGGAGGGTTCTACCGCTACGTATGAAAAACAGGTTGTATGTGAGCTTTGGTGTACCAGGGGGCATTGACTGCAAGCAGATTGGCCCTGAAACACAGTGCTTTTGTGAACACAG ATACAAGCAGCATCAGACAGAGTTTGAGGTGATTCCCTCTGAGCGACCCATTGCTCTGCAGTGCAAGGTCAGCGGTTGTCGCTGTTCTTCTTATAACTACATTCCTCAGCCTGGATGTGCGATGGTGCGCTGCAAGTGCAAACATTTACCGCAGGACCACAGTGAGGCTGCGGGTCACTTGTGCAAGAAGT gCAAAGTCTGCTCTGGGTTCCAAAGTCCCTACACTTGTGGGTGTGGTCGACCCAGCTTTGAGCATCGTACCTTG GTTGAGACGAAGCAAGAGAGGCTGGCAAGAGGTCAACCTGTTGGCAAAGATGTTCCTTATGCAGCCATGGGGGGTCTGACAGGATTCACCTCTTTGCTGGATGGTTACCTTGCTTTGCAAGTCCTCAGCGAAG TTGAAGACGGAGAAGACGACTGCCTGGAGAGGAGCTCGGTAGCGAGAAACCCCAGTACTTCTGCGAGAAACCCCAGCACCTCTGCAAGAAACCCCAGCTCCTCTGCCGAAGCAAGCAGCTCTGATGTCTCtgagaaacaaaccaaaaatcaaTGA
- the fam221a gene encoding protein FAM221A isoform X2 — MLRAINKYHLQCCCFNVMIMTPVNHNKKALEAVDDYAEYRRIVGDDDGGKLFTPEEYEEYKRRVLPLRMKNRLYVSFGVPGGIDCKQIGPETQCFCEHRYKQHQTEFEVIPSERPIALQCKVSGCRCSSYNYIPQPGCAMVRCKCKHLPQDHSEAAGHLCKKCKVCSGFQSPYTCGCGRPSFEHRTLVETKQERLARGQPVGKDVPYAAMGGLTGFTSLLDGYLALQVLSEAACLPSVPHHLRPQSDSHGRCDVPIQLKTEKTTAWRGAR, encoded by the exons ATGCTGCGCGCCATAAACAAGTATCACTtgcaatgttgttgttttaatgtaatgatAATGACCCCGgtaaatcataataaaaaggCTTTGGAAGCAGTGGATGACTATGCGGAGTACAGAAG gaTCGTTGGCGATGACGATGGTGGAAAACTCTTCACTCCAGAGGAATATGAAGAGTACAAAAGGAGGGTTCTACCGCTACGTATGAAAAACAGGTTGTATGTGAGCTTTGGTGTACCAGGGGGCATTGACTGCAAGCAGATTGGCCCTGAAACACAGTGCTTTTGTGAACACAG ATACAAGCAGCATCAGACAGAGTTTGAGGTGATTCCCTCTGAGCGACCCATTGCTCTGCAGTGCAAGGTCAGCGGTTGTCGCTGTTCTTCTTATAACTACATTCCTCAGCCTGGATGTGCGATGGTGCGCTGCAAGTGCAAACATTTACCGCAGGACCACAGTGAGGCTGCGGGTCACTTGTGCAAGAAGT gCAAAGTCTGCTCTGGGTTCCAAAGTCCCTACACTTGTGGGTGTGGTCGACCCAGCTTTGAGCATCGTACCTTG GTTGAGACGAAGCAAGAGAGGCTGGCAAGAGGTCAACCTGTTGGCAAAGATGTTCCTTATGCAGCCATGGGGGGTCTGACAGGATTCACCTCTTTGCTGGATGGTTACCTTGCTTTGCAAGTCCTCAGCGAAG CTGCATGTTTACCGTCTGTACCACATCATCTTCGTCCGCAATCCGATTCCCATGGTCGCTGTGATGTTCCTATTCAGTTGAAGACGGAGAAGACGACTGCCTGGAGAGGAGCTCGGTAG
- the ccdc126 gene encoding coiled-coil domain-containing protein 126, whose amino-acid sequence MLGALFLRRNMSQKLSVLLLVFGLAWGLMLLRYTVQQPRHQSSAELREQILELSRRYVKVLTEENQNAPGGPQGTSMAGYADLKRTIAVLLDDILTRLVKLEGKIELAANSSLTNTSHAAAAAAAGVPAGLPKASKQESPESHPGMSRLHPHVPKRPRPL is encoded by the exons ATGCTGGGTGCACTCTTTCTGCGGAGGAACATGTCCCAGAAGCTgagtgtgctgctgctggtatTCGGGTTGGCGTGGGGACTGATGCTGCTGCGCTACACCGTGCAGCAGCCTCGCCATCAGAGTAGCGCCGAGCTGCGTGAGCAGATCCTGGAGCTCAGCCGGCGATACGTCAAGGTCCTGACGGAGGAGAACCAGAACGCGCCGGGGGGGCCACAGGGAACGTCCATGGCAGGATATG CTGACCTGAAAAGGACCATAGCTGTGTTGCTGGATGACATTCTGACACGGCTGGTCAAACTGGAGGGGAAAATTGAACTGGCGGCAAATTCCTCTTTAACAAACACATCccatgcagcagctgcagcggcAGCGGGGGTTCCCGCTGGCCTGCCGAAAGCTTCTAAGCAGGAGTCACCGGAGAGCCATCCTGGGATGTCGCGTCTTCATCCACACGTCCCCAAAAGACCTCGACCACTTTAA